The genomic DNA CTTGTGAGTGGAGAACTGCGGGTCGATCCGGCGGTGCTGGCCGCAACATGCTCGTCGCTGTCCGCGGCGGCCGAGCATCTGCTCAAGCAGTTGCAGACGTTGGACTCCCAGGTGGAGGGGATGCTCGCGTCGTGGCGTGGGCAATCCGGCGGCACCTACAAAGAGGCGTACGTGATGTGGTCCACCGGAGCCGACGAGGTGGAGAAGGGCCTGGCCATCATGGCCGACCTGCTGGGGCACGCCGGCACGGAGTTCGGCGCGCAGGACGACGCCGCCCGCGCCCAGTTGGACGGTCTGCATGGCTGAGGCATTCTCGGTGGAACCCCAGGGCTTGGCCGACGCGGTGGAGCGGATGTCGACCTTCCAGACCACCCTGGACGGCTTGTTGTCCGAGATCGACGCGGTGGTCAAGAATCTGCACCTGGGCTGGGACGGTGAGGCAGCCGCGGCACACCAGGCCGCCCACCGGCTGTGGACCGAGGGCGCCGCCACCATGCGCGACGCGCTGGAGAAACTGCACACCGCCGGCGGGGGAGCGCACGACAACTACTCCGGCGCCAGCTCGCTCAACGCGAAGATGTGGTCGACCTAGCCGATGGCCCCGCTGTCCGTCGATCCCGCCGCGCTCGACGGCGCCGGCGTCACCCTGACCGATGTCGGTAAAGACATCGGCTGGACCATGTCGACGCTGGCCGGGACGCTGTCGGGTTGCGGTGGTATGTGCGGGGACGACCCCGTGGGCGCGGCCATCGGGAAGTCCTACGATTCCGCGGCCGCGAGCCTGCTCAAGGCCTTCGCCGCATCCCGCAACGGGCTGGTGAATCTCGTTGATGGCGTGCGGATGTCGGCACACAACTATTCGATGGCCGAGTCGCTGTCCGACGGGCGGGGCCGCGCCGAGCCGTTGCCGGTGCCGGGCTCCAGCGGTGCCATCGCTGCCGGCGAATCGCCCACCTCCGTCGGCGGCGGAATACCGGCGCCGGCGGGCTTCGGCTGGGTGAGCAAGTACATCGGGATGATCTGGCCTGCAGCCGATTCCGCGCAGCTACGCACTGCGGCGGGTGCCTGGATCGCGGCCGGCACGAACCTGCTGGCCACCCAGGCCACAGCAGCACCCGCGCTGGGCATCATCGGCGGCCAACAGATCCCCGAGGCCGAGGCCATGGGACAGGCGTTCGCGGACTCACTGAAGTCCGCCTCGGATGTCATGGTGCACAGCAATGCCATTGCTGCCAAGCTGATCTCGTACGCCGACCAGGTGGATGAGGTGCACGCCGCGATCATCGACCTGCTGGCGCGCATCTGCGATCCGATGACCGGGGCGAAGATCATCTGGGATTTCCTCACCGACGACGAGGAATCCGAGATCAAAGAGATCGCCGAGGACATCAAAACCGTGGTCGACAACTTCGCCACCCAGGTGAACGCTCTGATGGCCGAACTCGAGCCCATGGTCGGAGCAGCGGCCACCATCGCCGAGAGCATGCTGAAGTTGGCGGACAAAGAGTGGGAACAGTTTCTCCAGGGCAACCCGGTGGGCCAGCTCATCGACGACATGGCCCAGGCAACCAAGGGCTTCGGGCTGCAGGCGTGGGAGTTGGTCGAGGGAGCGTGGACTTACAGTCCGCAGCGGGCGGTGGTCGATCCGCAGGGCAGCCTCGACTCCTACCGCCAGTTGGTCAGCGGCATGGCCCCGCTGGTGGGTGCTGATGAGGACGGCTGGACCGGGACGGGCGACGCATGGCTTCAGGTGGGCAAAGAGACCGTGCACTGGGATCTGTGGAAGACCAATCCGGCGGAGGCGCTGGGACGCAGTGTGTTCGACGTCGCCACGTTCTTCCTTCCCGGCGGCGGCGCGACCAAGCTCGGCACCCTGGGCCACGGCGCCGCCGAGACGGCCGAGGCCGCTGCGCGCACCGCGCCACGCCTGCTCGACCCGCCGAAGGTGCCCGAGCTGCCCAAGGTGCCGGAGGCACCCAAAGTCCCTGAGCCGCCCAAGGTTCCGGAGCCGCCGAAAGCGCCCGCCGGTGGTGCGCCCGCGCCGCTGCCAGAGTCTCCCAAAGGCGGCCCCGCGGGCAGCGGCGGTGCAACCCCCGCGTCGCCTCCCGGTGGAAGCGGCGGCCATCACGGACCGACCGCCTCTGGAGCGGGAGTTGCCGCCACCGGTGATGCAGGCAGGGCGACCCCCGACCCGGCACACAGCCCGGCTCCCGCAGCCGCCGGCTCGGGGGACCGGCTGCCGCCGTCGGGTGTGCCGGCGGCTGCAGCAGCACCGGCAGGTGCGCCGGGTGGCGGCCCGCCCGGTGGTGGTCTGGGGGCGTCGGCCAGCCTTGGTGAGCACGCGGGCCAGGTCGCGACGGATGGAGGCGGCAGGTCCCCGGGTGGCTCGTCGGATGGCGTTGGCGCCGGAGCTGATTCAGGCAAGGACCGCGAACTGGTGTCGGTGGGGGCGGGTGCTGAGAAGGCCGCCGACGGTGCGTCGTCCGGCGGGGGTCCGCCTACGCCGCATGATCCGGGCAGCGGGGGATCGGGCTCGAGTGGTCACGACTCGGGCGGAGATGGGCCTGACCCTGCCCCAGGTGCCGGTTCCGGTGACTCCGCTTTCGACTCGCCAGGGTTTGATTCTTCGGGACCACTAGATGTGTCTTCACCGCACGCCCAGGAGCTGGGTATGGACCCGGATGTCGGGCGATTCCGCCCGGCTGAAGCAGAAACGGGGTTGCGTATAGAGAATGAAACCGGCGTCACACTGGAACGGCTTCCGGGCGATTCCCCGGGTGATTGGCGAGATACCGCGACGGGAAAGACTTATGACGCCGTTGGGAATTTCGACGGGAAGTTCTTCGACAAGCAATGGGCTAATCTGAAGGAACAGATACTCAAGCACTTAGACAAGGCGGATTTTGTCCCAATCGATGTTTCCAAGTTCACGCCGGAGCAGACGCAGAAGGTGAAGGTCTTCCTTGAGGGCCTTCACACTGATCGCGCTTTCATTGTGGGCGAGGATGGTTAGGATAGATTGAGTTGCGAAGTATGGAGACAGAATGACGGGTTCGATCACCTTTTCTGAACACACCTGGGACGGGAAGTCTTCGGCTACGCATTTCGCCATGGATTTCATTGCGGAACGGCTACCGGCGGGCGAACTCAGAGACACCGTTAGAGAATTGGCGGATAATAACGTTCTGTTCTTGGATCTTCGCGGTGCTGAATCTGATTTGGCAGTGCGAATCTTGGCCCAGGATCTGCCGGAATACATACAGGGTATTGATGATGCCAGCCGGCGCGCAAATCTCGTAGCAATGTTCGGTGACCTGTGCGACTACGCTCGGCAACAATTAAAGTACAACGCACCGGAAGTTCCTTAGGGCCCCTCTGATGCTCATGAAATACCGCCGGGGCCTGAGGAACTGAGGCTAGCCGTGCGCGCATACGTTGGCCCATCGCTGGCCGCCTCCGCTGTTGAGGTCCACTCGCCAGGCCGCTTCGCCACGCGCAGTCGGGACTCAGCGAGATGTCGGGTTTCCCTGGAAACGCTGAATTTGGCCGCCGTGTCCAGCTCCTCGTGCAGGACGTCCTCGACGTCATAGACATGAGTAGCTACGGTCTGTGCGAACTGATCTGGACGTTGAATTCCGACGACGCGCTGTCTCAAGCCCAAAAGATCGCCATCGCAACCGAATCCGTGACACTGCTCCTCCGCGACCATGGGGTCTCGCTGGTGCAACTGACGTGGCCGTCGGAGACACCGACGCAGAGCCTGGCTCTCGCCGACGTCGACGCAGCGAGCTTCAAGGCCCCGGCGGCCGCCGGTAGTTACACCGCACTCGTGCGTGGACGGCCGCGGTGAGCGGCACCGTCCTGTTGACCGGGTCTGCGTGCGACGGGAAGCCCCCGCCGCGTCGACCGCCTGGGAGATGAGGGGGGTAACTACCTTGCAGTTCGGGAAGATGGGGTCGCAGCGTCATTTGAGGCAAGGGGTTTGCCGATCGATTCTCTCGAGCTCGACTACCATGCGTATGAGTTGACGGGTTCGATGCCCGAAGGCTGGACCGTCGAAATCTCCCAGGTCGCACCGGCATTCGGTCGAGAAGGTGGGAGTTTGCAGGTGTTGATTTTCGATAGCGTCGGCAGGAAAGTCAGTGTCGATCAACTCGAACGGGCGGGTGTGCTTCGGTGACCTCCAGCAGCAGTCCTTTCACTCCGTCACCGCGCTTACTCGCATGGGCCGAGCAGGCGGGTTACAGGTTTGACGCCGATGGGCCCAGTGGAAGCTCGGCTTTTCACAACGCTGGGTGGGAGACGGCATTCTTTGTAAGGGCAGCAGGGCCGTTTCTCCGAATCTCATCCTCTACGCGAAACCAAGACGAGGAATACCTCGCGGACGTGAGTACTGCGGACGTGGCCGAAGATTTTTTCTTGGTTGAGTTCGGGTCCAGCGTTCGAAGTGCCCTTCGGCTGCCGAGGATTCGACTTCCGCTTTCTCGAGATGACGCGTATCCGGGATTCCGGGTTGATGACACCCGTGCAGACAGGCTCGTTCTTCTCGATGGCACCGGAGAACCCGTGGTGGTTATGGATCGACCATGGGATCCGTTCAGTGATGTCTCGACGTTGGTGAGATTGTCATGGGGGATCGGCGCTCCTTCCGACTCGGTGGCCGAGTCGTTCATAAGTCCTACAGGTCAGCCGCTCTTTGAACTCAAGTAGCTGTCGCGGGTGAGATCCTGACTG from Mycolicibacterium tokaiense includes the following:
- a CDS encoding WXG100 family type VII secretion target translates to MSGELRVDPAVLAATCSSLSAAAEHLLKQLQTLDSQVEGMLASWRGQSGGTYKEAYVMWSTGADEVEKGLAIMADLLGHAGTEFGAQDDAARAQLDGLHG
- a CDS encoding WXG100 family type VII secretion target; translation: MAEAFSVEPQGLADAVERMSTFQTTLDGLLSEIDAVVKNLHLGWDGEAAAAHQAAHRLWTEGAATMRDALEKLHTAGGGAHDNYSGASSLNAKMWST
- a CDS encoding NAD(+)--arginine ADP-ribosyltransferase, encoding MAPLSVDPAALDGAGVTLTDVGKDIGWTMSTLAGTLSGCGGMCGDDPVGAAIGKSYDSAAASLLKAFAASRNGLVNLVDGVRMSAHNYSMAESLSDGRGRAEPLPVPGSSGAIAAGESPTSVGGGIPAPAGFGWVSKYIGMIWPAADSAQLRTAAGAWIAAGTNLLATQATAAPALGIIGGQQIPEAEAMGQAFADSLKSASDVMVHSNAIAAKLISYADQVDEVHAAIIDLLARICDPMTGAKIIWDFLTDDEESEIKEIAEDIKTVVDNFATQVNALMAELEPMVGAAATIAESMLKLADKEWEQFLQGNPVGQLIDDMAQATKGFGLQAWELVEGAWTYSPQRAVVDPQGSLDSYRQLVSGMAPLVGADEDGWTGTGDAWLQVGKETVHWDLWKTNPAEALGRSVFDVATFFLPGGGATKLGTLGHGAAETAEAAARTAPRLLDPPKVPELPKVPEAPKVPEPPKVPEPPKAPAGGAPAPLPESPKGGPAGSGGATPASPPGGSGGHHGPTASGAGVAATGDAGRATPDPAHSPAPAAAGSGDRLPPSGVPAAAAAPAGAPGGGPPGGGLGASASLGEHAGQVATDGGGRSPGGSSDGVGAGADSGKDRELVSVGAGAEKAADGASSGGGPPTPHDPGSGGSGSSGHDSGGDGPDPAPGAGSGDSAFDSPGFDSSGPLDVSSPHAQELGMDPDVGRFRPAEAETGLRIENETGVTLERLPGDSPGDWRDTATGKTYDAVGNFDGKFFDKQWANLKEQILKHLDKADFVPIDVSKFTPEQTQKVKVFLEGLHTDRAFIVGEDG
- a CDS encoding TNT domain-containing protein, yielding MGDEGGNYLAVREDGVAASFEARGLPIDSLELDYHAYELTGSMPEGWTVEISQVAPAFGREGGSLQVLIFDSVGRKVSVDQLERAGVLR
- a CDS encoding Imm61 family immunity protein, yielding MTSSSSPFTPSPRLLAWAEQAGYRFDADGPSGSSAFHNAGWETAFFVRAAGPFLRISSSTRNQDEEYLADVSTADVAEDFFLVEFGSSVRSALRLPRIRLPLSRDDAYPGFRVDDTRADRLVLLDGTGEPVVVMDRPWDPFSDVSTLVRLSWGIGAPSDSVAESFISPTGQPLFELK